A genomic window from Vicia villosa cultivar HV-30 ecotype Madison, WI unplaced genomic scaffold, Vvil1.0 ctg.000410F_1_1, whole genome shotgun sequence includes:
- the LOC131627885 gene encoding uncharacterized protein LOC131627885, whose translation MVHPNNIVADDLEVSEEVNIGKEPVNDVKTMTVVVDVRQQFTNDMSFASREHFLNWIQSAATKLGFGIVILRSNYGSSNWKAFVMLNCERGGKYVPTNRVLKHENMGSGKCGSPFRLRVTYMIDDLWHFSVICGLHNHALETKLHMHPIACRLSRKEKNVISNLSTIKVAQRNILADLKQKKNG comes from the coding sequence ATGGTGCATCCGAACAACATTGTCGCCGATGACTTAGAAGTTTCGGAAGAGGTTAACATTGGCAAAGAGCCGGTTAACGATGTTAAAACCATGACCGTTGTGGTGGATGTtcgacaacaatttacaaatgatatgaGCTTCGCTAGTCGTGAACATTTTCTTAATTGGATTCAAAGTGCAGCTActaaacttggatttggcattGTCATATTAAGGTCCAACTATGGAAGTAGTAACTGGAAAGCTTTTGTCATGTTGAATTGCGAGAGAGGTGGGAAGTATGTACCAacaaaccgggtgttaaaacacgaaaACATGGGATCAGGAAAGTGTGGGAGTCCTTTTAGGTTGCGGGTGACTTATATGATTGATGATTTATGGCATTTTAGCGTCATTTGTGGACTTCATAATCATGCCTTAGAAACCAAGCTACACATGCATCCAATCGCGTGTCGGTTGTCCCGCAAAGAGAAGAATGTTATTTCGAACTTATCGACAATCAAAGTGGCGCAaagaaacatacttgccgatttaaaacaaaaaaaaaatggatAG